The following is a genomic window from Hymenobacter chitinivorans DSM 11115.
TACGACCATCTGGCTGCTACCTGCGACGGGCTCAAGCGCCTCAACAACATCCTCATCGACCTGGCCCGGGACGTGTGGCAATACATTTCGATGGGCTATTTCAAGCAGACCATCAAGGCCGGGGAAGTGGGCTCGTCGGCCATGCCCCACAAGGTCAACCCGATTGACTTCGAAAATGCCGAGGGCAACCTGGGCGTGGCCAACGCCGTGCTGGAGCACCTCGCGGCCAAGCTGCCCATCAGCCGCCTGCAGCGCGACCTGACCGACTCCACCGTGCTGCGCAACCTGGGCGTGCCGCTGGGTCACATCCTGATTGCGCTGACCTCGCTGCAGCGCGGCCTCGATAAGCTGGCCCTCGACGAGCAGGCCCTGCACCGCGACCTGGAGGCCAACTGGGCTGTGGTGGCCGAGGCCATTCAGACGGTGCTGCGCCGCGAGAATTACCCCGACCCCTACAACGCCCTCAAAGCCCTGACCCGCACCGGCGAGGCTATTTCCCAGAGCAGCATCCAAGAGTTTATTGAGACGCTGACCGTGGCCGAAAGCGTGAAGCAGGAATTGCGCGCCATTACGCCGCACACCTACGTGGGCATCTAGCCGGCGGCTTGCTAGCGGAATTTACTACCCTATAAGTTTTCCTTTCTATGAACAGATTTCTACTGCTGGCGGCCCTGCTGGCCAGCCCGGGCCTGACCCAGGCCCAGAGCTGGCAATGGGTGGCCGGAGCTACCGGCCCCGGTAATGCCCGCATTCTGGCTACTGCCACCGACGGCGCCGGCGGCACCGTGGTAGCCGGCGACTTCACCGGCACCATCACGCTGGGTGGCACCACGCTCACCAGCGCCGGCAACCGGGACGTATTTGTGGCCCGCCTCAATAATGCCGGCACCTTTACCCAAGCCGTGCGGGCCGGGGGCACGGCCGAGGACTACGCCATTGACCTGATCCTCGATGCCAGCGGCATGGCCACCGTGCTAGGGGGCTTTTACAGCGCCACCGCCGAGTTTGGCCCCACCGTGCTGACCAAGGCAAACCTCATTGGCGGAGCGGAGATATTCGTGGCCCAGCTGAGCAGCACGGGTACCTGGACGCGGGCGGTGCACGGGGGCATCAACGGGGTTAATTTTCCCTCGGCTCTGGCACTGAATGCCGCCGGTGAGGCCGTGGTGACGGGCTTTTTCTACGGCTCGACCACCAGCTTCGGGTCTACTACCCTAACCAACGTTAACCCCTCTAGCACCAACGCCGATATCTTCGTGGCCCGCCTGAGCAGCGCCGGTACCTGGACCCAGGCCGCCCGCGCCGGCGGCAGTGGCGACGACCGGGCCGAAGGGGTAGCGCTGGCCGCTGATGGAACGGTCGTGGTGGCGGGCTCATTCCGGGGCCCGACCATGGACCTGGGCACGTTCTCGCTGCTCAATGCTGACCTTGCCGGGCAGACGAACGACGTGTTTGTGGCCCGCCTGGGTACGGCCGGCACCTGGAGTCAGGCCAGCCGGGCTGGGGGCCCCGCCGCCGACCTGGCCCGCCGCCTGGCCCTGGATGCGGCCGGCAATGCCACCGTCGTCGGCTCCTTCAGCAGCTCGACCATCAGCTTTGGCTCGTTTGCGCTGACCAATGCCGGTGGCACTACTGGTTCTTCCGACGTCTTTGCGGCCCGTTTCACACCCGCCGGCACTTGGAGCCAGGCGGTGCGGGCCGGCGGCAGTGGCTCCGAAACCGCCCTGGCAGTAGCAGTAAGCGCGAATGGGCAGGCTACGGTCGGCGGCTTGTTTTCTAGTCCCACGGCCACCTTTAGTAACCTTTCACTTTCTAATGCCGATGCCAACGGCTTCTCTAATGACTTGTTTGTGGCCCGCCTCAACAGCGCCGGCGCGGCCTGGACGCAGGCCGTCCGGGCCGGAGCCGGCAGTGACGAAGCCGTAGTAGACCTGGACCTGACTGGTTCCGGGGAGGCTACCATTGCCGGGCTTTACTTGGCGACTACCACCATCGGCTCGACGACCTTGAACTCGACTACGACAACCGATAATACTGGCTTCGTAGCGCGCACCACGGGGCTGACCTTGGGCGTGCGCCATGCCACCGACACGTCTCCGCTGGCCGTGTACCCCAACCCCGCCACGGCGGGCACCGCTATGCTGCGGCTCTCCGCACCGGCTACGGCCGCCCAAACCCTGACGGTGCGCGACGCGCTGGGCCGGGTAGTGCGGCAGGCCACCATTGCCACCGGCCGGCAGGAAGTAGCCCTGCCTACTGCGGGCCTCTCTCCGGGGGTGTACCTGGCCGAAACCGGCCTGAGCCGCGCCCAGCTAGTCGTGGAATAGTCACGCTTCGCCTGCGGCAACCTGTTATCGAAAGCCCCGGTGCACCGCTGCGTGCCCGGGGCTTTTTCGTGGGCTTTATTCAGCCAGGAGCCAGTTATGGACCGTTGCACGAATGCAGGAGGCAAGAGTATATTTCGGGGCCTTTCGGGCTATCTGACACCCCACCTCCCATCCTATTGCATGACCGACTCTTACTCTGCTCCTTTGCTGGTGCCGCCGACGCGCCAGCAGCTTCCCACCCACCCCCAGGAGCAGCGCATGGCGGCCGCTGTTGCCGAAGTAGCCCGCCACGCCGATCTGCACCCCGGCGTGACCATCATTGCCAACCTGCTCCTGGACCGGGTCGAATACATGTCGCAGCGGGGGCTGCAGGAGCTGGGCACTACTCAGGAAGCCATTCAGGCGCTGGGCCCG
Proteins encoded in this region:
- a CDS encoding T9SS type A sorting domain-containing protein — its product is MNRFLLLAALLASPGLTQAQSWQWVAGATGPGNARILATATDGAGGTVVAGDFTGTITLGGTTLTSAGNRDVFVARLNNAGTFTQAVRAGGTAEDYAIDLILDASGMATVLGGFYSATAEFGPTVLTKANLIGGAEIFVAQLSSTGTWTRAVHGGINGVNFPSALALNAAGEAVVTGFFYGSTTSFGSTTLTNVNPSSTNADIFVARLSSAGTWTQAARAGGSGDDRAEGVALAADGTVVVAGSFRGPTMDLGTFSLLNADLAGQTNDVFVARLGTAGTWSQASRAGGPAADLARRLALDAAGNATVVGSFSSSTISFGSFALTNAGGTTGSSDVFAARFTPAGTWSQAVRAGGSGSETALAVAVSANGQATVGGLFSSPTATFSNLSLSNADANGFSNDLFVARLNSAGAAWTQAVRAGAGSDEAVVDLDLTGSGEATIAGLYLATTTIGSTTLNSTTTTDNTGFVARTTGLTLGVRHATDTSPLAVYPNPATAGTAMLRLSAPATAAQTLTVRDALGRVVRQATIATGRQEVALPTAGLSPGVYLAETGLSRAQLVVE